The following coding sequences lie in one Sulfuricurvum sp. genomic window:
- a CDS encoding helicase-related protein codes for MIKLNQSIRHFFGDEGFDEGIERVPTESLIALAHTLGIFNGTTDKATLVKSFRRLWSEGETENRALIVDFFRNEGKVYPNPKPKEKPHEREEKIDELLEGFDITPDERRKLHASFIDIRTRKITPDKIAAKLEYIRYTGKRELLEKALEGKFNFDDSFEYYAPVTYRIDTDTFTKILILKTPPLNEKRLHEESLEALVPEITELKTALTHQKQEQTDLFLSSLNLSAHRYLTKEQIISTLKSAPPSVQTYGALSTEILRDVLTRYLHIPLTSVNSDDLIVEIDKQLILPYRSEPLEYTLSLHLDGAELSRQIWNEEDLAITSMVEEQSLHEERAFLGELEHLVEECRTRSKLLEMSDEVLYDVVYELLLPYLTLTPHISSKTSRRVLFAFDQRIANELLKRQRQALLARTVRDFKNLFPLARSLRRRLIFHTGPTNSGKTYTAFQHLKKAGTGYYLAPLRLLALEGYESLRDDGVSASLITGEEQLLDEDATHISSTIEMLNFEVEVDCCVIDEVQMIDDRDRGWAWANAIIGAPAKTVIMTGSPNAREAITALAEYLGEPLEIIEFERKNPLELLKSPTPIDAIQPQSAVIAFTRSNALRLKQQLSKTYRTSVIYGNLSPEVRREEARRFREGETDILVATDAISMGLNLPIKTLLFSKADKFDGQNQRNLTSTEVRQISGRAGRYGLSEKGYVGALTGDVLKIISTLFTKPIEPIALPFNVMANFDHIMLVSTILEEKSLSNIVNFFVENMKFEGPFRAANLESMQEASAIIDNYDLDMRTKYTLATAPLSTSSPLVMASFERYVRALEQKKPIAYIPPQRLGNYALSMEELQEAEDRIKEISLYLWLSYRMGEYFVDAEKARTFRGELNRFIENSLQQSHFVPRCKTCGKPLAPNSEFAICQSCFNNLNRAKSGVNNRAPRSFKEEKRRGFHKS; via the coding sequence ATGATCAAACTCAACCAATCCATTCGCCATTTTTTCGGCGATGAAGGATTTGACGAGGGGATAGAGAGGGTTCCGACCGAATCGCTGATCGCCCTCGCCCATACGCTGGGAATATTTAACGGTACAACCGATAAAGCGACCTTGGTAAAGAGCTTCCGCCGTTTATGGTCGGAGGGGGAAACCGAAAATCGTGCTCTCATCGTCGATTTTTTCCGTAACGAAGGAAAAGTCTATCCCAACCCGAAACCCAAAGAAAAACCGCACGAGCGGGAAGAAAAAATCGATGAACTCTTGGAGGGGTTTGATATCACTCCGGATGAACGCCGGAAATTGCATGCCTCTTTTATCGATATCCGTACCCGCAAGATCACGCCGGACAAGATTGCGGCCAAACTCGAGTATATCCGTTATACCGGAAAACGGGAACTTCTCGAAAAAGCGCTGGAAGGAAAGTTTAATTTCGACGATTCTTTCGAATATTATGCCCCTGTCACCTATCGGATAGATACGGATACCTTTACGAAAATCCTTATTCTCAAAACTCCGCCGCTTAATGAAAAACGGCTTCATGAAGAGTCATTAGAAGCATTGGTTCCCGAGATAACCGAACTTAAAACAGCACTAACACATCAAAAACAAGAACAAACCGATCTGTTTTTATCGTCGCTCAATCTTAGTGCCCACCGCTACCTCACCAAAGAACAAATCATTTCGACGCTCAAAAGCGCCCCCCCTTCTGTCCAAACCTACGGGGCACTCAGTACCGAAATTTTACGGGATGTTTTGACCCGTTATTTACACATTCCCCTCACATCGGTTAATTCGGATGACCTGATCGTCGAGATTGATAAACAGCTTATCCTTCCGTATCGAAGTGAGCCGTTGGAATATACCCTATCGCTTCATTTGGATGGCGCAGAGCTGAGCCGTCAAATTTGGAACGAAGAAGATCTCGCAATCACTTCGATGGTAGAAGAACAAAGCCTCCACGAAGAGAGAGCTTTTTTAGGGGAATTGGAGCATCTGGTAGAAGAATGCCGTACCCGTTCGAAACTTTTGGAGATGAGTGACGAGGTGCTTTATGATGTTGTGTATGAGCTGCTTCTGCCGTATCTGACACTTACCCCGCATATCAGTTCCAAAACGTCGCGTCGGGTCCTTTTTGCTTTTGATCAACGTATCGCGAACGAACTGCTCAAACGTCAGCGGCAAGCGCTTCTCGCCCGAACGGTTCGTGATTTTAAAAACCTCTTCCCGCTGGCACGTTCTCTTCGTCGGCGGCTCATCTTTCATACCGGCCCAACTAACAGCGGTAAAACCTATACGGCATTTCAACACCTTAAAAAGGCGGGGACGGGATACTATCTCGCACCGTTGCGTTTGTTAGCACTCGAAGGTTACGAGAGTCTACGGGATGACGGTGTCAGCGCTTCGCTCATCACAGGTGAAGAACAGCTCCTCGATGAAGACGCCACCCATATCAGCTCTACGATCGAGATGCTGAATTTTGAAGTAGAAGTTGATTGCTGTGTCATCGATGAGGTACAGATGATCGATGACCGAGACCGCGGTTGGGCATGGGCAAATGCCATTATCGGTGCTCCGGCCAAAACAGTGATCATGACCGGCTCCCCCAATGCACGCGAAGCGATCACCGCTTTGGCGGAATATTTGGGTGAACCGTTGGAAATCATCGAGTTTGAGCGTAAAAACCCTCTCGAGTTACTCAAATCACCTACCCCTATCGATGCAATACAGCCTCAAAGTGCCGTTATCGCGTTTACCCGTTCCAATGCCCTCAGGCTCAAACAACAGCTCTCCAAAACGTACCGCACAAGCGTCATTTACGGAAATCTAAGCCCTGAAGTACGCCGCGAAGAAGCACGCCGTTTCCGCGAGGGGGAGACCGACATCCTCGTGGCTACCGATGCGATCAGTATGGGGCTCAATCTTCCCATCAAAACACTCCTTTTTTCCAAGGCCGATAAATTCGACGGACAAAACCAGCGTAATCTAACATCGACCGAAGTCCGCCAAATTTCCGGGCGCGCCGGACGCTACGGATTGAGTGAAAAAGGGTACGTCGGAGCGCTTACCGGCGATGTACTCAAAATCATTTCAACCTTGTTTACCAAGCCGATCGAACCGATAGCCCTGCCGTTTAACGTCATGGCAAATTTTGATCACATCATGCTTGTCTCCACTATTTTGGAAGAGAAATCTCTCTCCAATATCGTCAACTTTTTTGTGGAGAATATGAAATTCGAAGGGCCGTTTCGTGCCGCAAATCTCGAATCGATGCAGGAAGCTTCCGCTATAATCGACAACTATGACCTCGATATGCGTACCAAATACACCCTTGCGACTGCACCACTGTCGACCTCATCACCTCTGGTAATGGCATCATTTGAGCGGTATGTACGGGCATTGGAGCAGAAAAAACCAATCGCCTATATTCCCCCGCAGCGTTTGGGAAATTATGCCCTCTCGATGGAAGAGCTCCAAGAAGCGGAAGACCGTATCAAAGAGATATCGTTATATTTGTGGCTGTCGTATCGGATGGGAGAATATTTCGTAGATGCCGAAAAAGCACGAACATTCAGAGGAGAGCTTAACCGGTTTATTGAAAACTCGCTCCAGCAAAGCCATTTCGTACCGCGATGTAAAACGTGCGGAAAACCGTTAGCTCCAAACAGCGAGTTTGCCATCTGTCAAAGTTGTTTTAACAATCTCAATCGCGCGAAAAGCGGTGTCAACAACAGGGCACCGCGTTCTTTTAAAGAGGAAAAAAGACGGGGATTTCATAAAAGCTGA
- a CDS encoding HD-GYP domain-containing protein, translating into MKQIRIDKRIYVKESVEFVRIEKWLLDVGDVLSCDIYCDIDPEETKELFLPREHPVDPQIKMRIDETEYLYILQEDLSTYYHFVDTIIQAVARDEHIAITKKAAVIYRQASEILDEMFDNPEALENVPKSKKVVNKFVDTIFSDSHAIESLIKITAYDYYTHTHSINVCVYALSLGTYLKLSTGALEELGMSALLHDLGKSKVNTAITNKNGSLTHDEFEQMKQHPVYGYQIALKIGISDTRILDGIRHHHEKLDGSGYPDAISGKKITLFARIIGVCDVFDALSTKRSYKDRLKSYDSLKLMKETMAEHLDITIVDAFIRMQRHDQLL; encoded by the coding sequence ATGAAACAGATTCGTATTGACAAACGGATATATGTTAAAGAATCTGTTGAGTTTGTACGAATTGAAAAATGGTTATTGGATGTTGGGGATGTACTGTCCTGCGATATCTACTGTGATATAGACCCCGAAGAGACAAAAGAACTTTTTCTTCCTAGAGAGCATCCGGTAGATCCACAGATTAAAATGCGGATCGATGAGACGGAATATTTGTATATACTTCAAGAAGACTTATCGACCTATTACCATTTTGTAGACACTATTATCCAGGCTGTGGCGCGGGATGAACACATTGCGATTACGAAAAAAGCAGCGGTTATTTATCGTCAGGCTTCCGAAATACTCGATGAAATGTTTGACAATCCTGAAGCTCTAGAAAATGTTCCTAAATCGAAAAAAGTTGTCAATAAGTTTGTCGATACGATCTTCAGTGATAGTCATGCTATTGAATCGTTGATTAAAATTACGGCATACGATTATTATACGCATACCCACTCCATTAATGTTTGTGTGTATGCCCTGAGCCTAGGGACGTATTTGAAATTATCGACGGGTGCACTCGAGGAGTTGGGCATGTCCGCATTGCTTCACGACTTGGGCAAAAGTAAGGTGAACACCGCCATTACGAATAAAAACGGCAGCCTAACCCATGATGAGTTTGAGCAGATGAAACAGCATCCTGTTTATGGATATCAAATAGCCCTTAAAATTGGAATAAGCGATACCCGAATATTGGATGGAATACGACACCATCATGAAAAGCTTGACGGTAGCGGCTATCCTGATGCGATCTCCGGAAAGAAGATTACATTATTTGCAAGAATTATCGGTGTATGCGATGTTTTTGATGCTCTATCGACGAAGCGCTCTTACAAAGATCGGTTGAAGTCGTATGATTCTCTCAAGCTGATGAAAGAGACAATGGCAGAACATCTCGATATCACGATTGTGGACGCTTTTATACGAATGCAACGGCATGATCAGCTTTTATGA
- a CDS encoding DNA-binding protein encodes MKKMTIADAAEYFKVSKEAIHNRIRRGSLDCIVDNGVKYVAVETAKSNAGTNIVSDSRYTQYIEQENERLREKVDSLEKETSRLRDQREQMLIDERVKVEQIYKERDAQLRSVLHVVATKFLSHVNTDTVMQEGMTVDAINADIVDSEIEEWISLKSFLKLKRVKDKEKKQIKRGFETALKNGDERLIPRGDKIFLNPSKFDYSDLLE; translated from the coding sequence ATGAAAAAAATGACGATAGCCGATGCGGCGGAGTATTTCAAAGTTTCCAAAGAGGCGATCCATAATCGGATACGTCGCGGCAGCTTGGATTGTATTGTCGATAACGGGGTGAAATATGTTGCCGTTGAAACGGCCAAAAGTAACGCCGGAACTAACATTGTGAGTGATAGCCGTTATACGCAATACATCGAACAAGAGAATGAACGGCTTCGTGAAAAGGTGGACAGTCTCGAAAAAGAGACGAGCCGATTGCGCGATCAACGTGAACAGATGCTGATCGACGAACGGGTCAAGGTTGAGCAGATTTACAAAGAACGCGACGCACAGCTGCGCAGTGTATTGCATGTCGTCGCAACGAAATTTCTTTCCCATGTCAATACCGATACGGTCATGCAAGAGGGGATGACGGTTGATGCTATCAATGCCGATATTGTTGATTCCGAAATAGAGGAGTGGATTTCCCTCAAATCGTTTTTAAAACTCAAACGGGTTAAAGACAAAGAGAAAAAACAGATTAAACGAGGATTTGAAACCGCTTTAAAAAACGGCGACGAACGGCTTATACCCCGTGGCGATAAAATCTTTTTGAACCCTTCAAAATTTGATTATTCGGATTTGCTTGAGTAA
- a CDS encoding HD domain-containing phosphohydrolase → MNKKRYKAIDKRLITEGSQISFNLFLTNETKSAMSLFLQSDTAVDGNAKVKLREIETLYVSEEDEERYNEYVAMHLQSIAKSSDIPTEQKARLVYQKATEAIDAMFKNPESLENVKNAQPVVNSFIDIILHDHSAVESLMKITAHDYYTHTHSINVSIYTLSLGSYLGIEGKDLEVLGMAAILHDLGKSKIDYEIINKNGKLTDDEFTQMKKHPALGHEIALKLGISDERILSGIRHHHEKMEGGGYPDNLKGDQISQFARIIGACDVFDALSTKRSYKDPMSSFESLLLMKQQMAGHLDMGMVDTFIKMLRKQGQGKS, encoded by the coding sequence ATGAACAAAAAACGGTATAAAGCGATCGATAAGCGGCTCATAACAGAGGGCTCACAGATTAGTTTTAACCTTTTTTTGACCAATGAAACCAAGAGCGCGATGAGCCTTTTTCTCCAAAGCGATACGGCGGTGGATGGTAATGCCAAGGTCAAGTTACGAGAAATCGAGACGTTGTATGTCAGTGAAGAAGATGAAGAGCGTTATAACGAGTATGTTGCCATGCATCTTCAAAGTATTGCCAAAAGCAGTGATATACCTACCGAACAAAAAGCCCGTTTGGTCTATCAAAAGGCGACGGAAGCGATTGATGCGATGTTTAAAAATCCAGAATCCTTGGAAAATGTCAAAAACGCACAACCTGTGGTGAATAGTTTTATCGATATCATTTTGCACGATCACAGCGCAGTTGAATCATTGATGAAAATTACCGCACATGATTACTATACCCATACCCACTCCATTAACGTAAGCATTTATACCCTGAGTCTGGGTTCCTATCTCGGAATAGAAGGGAAAGATTTGGAAGTGCTGGGGATGGCGGCAATTTTGCACGATTTGGGTAAAAGCAAAATCGATTACGAGATTATCAATAAAAACGGCAAATTGACTGACGATGAATTCACGCAAATGAAGAAACATCCGGCATTGGGACATGAAATTGCCTTGAAGTTGGGGATTAGCGATGAGCGTATTTTAAGCGGTATTCGCCACCATCATGAAAAAATGGAGGGAGGCGGATATCCGGATAACCTAAAGGGAGATCAAATAAGCCAGTTTGCCCGTATTATCGGAGCATGCGATGTTTTTGATGCCCTTTCTACAAAACGCTCGTATAAAGATCCGATGAGTTCTTTTGAGTCTCTTCTGTTGATGAAACAGCAGATGGCAGGTCATTTGGATATGGGTATGGTAGATACGTTTATTAAAATGTTACGAAAACAAGGGCAAGGAAAATCATGA
- a CDS encoding YajQ family cyclic di-GMP-binding protein, with amino-acid sequence MASEHSLDISAKIDLQAFKDAIAQAEKEAIGRYDFKGITYEINYREKEKQLILLASSDNKLDALKDIVIGKLIKRGLSSKALEELKTEDASGGARKATYKIVDSIETKEAKKIIAEIKNLKTKASAAIEGDYIRVKSKQIDELQKIMAHIKSLEWDAPLVFENFR; translated from the coding sequence ATGGCATCAGAACACTCTCTCGATATCTCCGCAAAAATTGACCTGCAAGCATTCAAAGACGCGATTGCCCAAGCTGAAAAAGAGGCAATCGGCCGATACGATTTCAAGGGGATTACCTACGAAATCAACTACCGTGAAAAAGAGAAACAGCTCATTCTTCTCGCCTCCAGTGATAATAAACTCGATGCACTCAAAGATATTGTTATCGGAAAACTCATCAAACGCGGGCTCTCTTCCAAGGCACTCGAGGAATTGAAAACGGAAGATGCAAGTGGAGGAGCGCGAAAAGCGACCTATAAAATCGTTGATAGCATTGAGACGAAAGAAGCTAAAAAGATTATTGCAGAGATTAAAAATCTTAAAACAAAAGCAAGTGCCGCGATTGAGGGCGATTATATCCGCGTTAAATCCAAACAGATTGATGAACTTCAAAAGATTATGGCACATATCAAATCGCTTGAGTGGGATGCCCCTCTTGTATTTGAAAATTTCCGTTAA
- a CDS encoding 2Fe-2S iron-sulfur cluster-binding protein: protein MEIKIVRGSETQSYNVELENVTLLSILNHIKTKIDPTLTYSHGCRSGVCGSCAVRVNGREQLMCEYKPSEGDVVEPIRNTRVVRDLVVDSGMVERFNRVANTWSEGSREGAVSEEDASHIETQSDCILCTSCYSACPVYAVNPDFIGPYALTRVWRYVNDSREESSADKIAAVQTNGIWDCTLCGECVPVCPQNIAPKQDITMLRMKSAMLGYQDPNAAMAFGGGLDFGSPMF, encoded by the coding sequence ATGGAAATTAAAATAGTACGCGGCAGTGAGACACAAAGCTATAACGTCGAGTTAGAAAACGTTACCCTTTTGAGTATCCTCAATCATATCAAAACCAAAATCGATCCGACTCTGACCTATTCACATGGATGCCGCAGCGGCGTGTGCGGAAGCTGTGCGGTTCGTGTCAATGGGCGTGAGCAGTTGATGTGTGAATATAAGCCGAGTGAAGGGGATGTGGTTGAACCGATCCGTAATACCCGTGTGGTTCGGGATTTGGTTGTTGACTCCGGTATGGTTGAGCGTTTTAACCGAGTCGCTAACACATGGAGCGAAGGCTCACGTGAGGGAGCGGTGAGCGAAGAAGATGCGAGCCATATCGAAACGCAGAGCGACTGTATCCTATGTACCTCATGTTACAGTGCCTGTCCGGTATACGCGGTCAATCCTGATTTTATCGGTCCGTATGCGCTTACCCGTGTGTGGCGTTATGTCAACGATTCCCGCGAGGAAAGCAGCGCTGATAAAATCGCGGCGGTTCAGACGAACGGAATTTGGGACTGTACTCTCTGCGGCGAATGTGTCCCTGTGTGTCCTCAAAATATCGCCCCGAAACAAGACATTACGATGCTGCGGATGAAAAGTGCGATGTTGGGATATCAAGATCCCAATGCAGCAATGGCATTCGGAGGGGGACTTGATTTCGGAAGCCCCATGTTTTGA
- a CDS encoding FAD-dependent oxidoreductase — MAKVLIIGSGGAGLVSALSAHESGAEVVVVSKTLPTRSQTSMAQGGMNAVLGSEDTISAHIEDTLRSSAGLGDEKRIAFMCEKAPEAIEWCNRIGLPFSRDEEGQIARRRLGGASAPRACYAQDYTGLKLLHTLFDQCLKAGIVFKNERFLLNLIVDEETNRVLGATFLHIETGEVEEIRADAVIMASGGYGALYGKHSTNSVQATGDGLAAAVRAGARLADMEFIQFHPTALKGSSILISESARGAGGYLVDAEGDRFTDELAPRDVVARAIHDEMNKSGAVYLDIRHLGEHFIDHELPQERKLAQIYEGIDPVHDLIPIKPAAHYSMGGIEVNEACMSSVSGLFAVGECANHKTHGANRLGGNSLLELVVYGRHCGVEAVKYTLKHPVPETPNLQLAKDTNFIRGVMYFTNQIDFYQKQEMLANIFYNNVGLVRDDMGLKAVLGAIRQMQKELPFMGPRDKSKICNTNLVEFIEFGNKIELAEMIVVSAISRVESRGAHYRIDAPARNDRMFGAHTITWKEDGVLCADFLL, encoded by the coding sequence ATGGCAAAAGTATTGATAATCGGCAGTGGCGGTGCGGGATTGGTGAGTGCGCTCTCAGCACACGAATCAGGCGCAGAGGTGGTTGTCGTCTCTAAAACCCTCCCGACACGTTCTCAAACTTCGATGGCACAAGGGGGGATGAACGCTGTTTTAGGAAGCGAAGATACAATTTCCGCTCATATCGAAGATACGCTGCGTTCGTCCGCCGGACTGGGAGATGAAAAGCGGATTGCATTTATGTGTGAAAAAGCGCCGGAAGCGATCGAGTGGTGTAACCGTATCGGGTTACCGTTCAGCCGTGACGAAGAGGGGCAAATTGCCCGTCGGCGTTTGGGCGGAGCGAGTGCACCGCGTGCCTGTTATGCACAGGATTACACGGGATTGAAGCTATTGCATACCCTCTTTGATCAGTGCTTGAAAGCCGGTATCGTGTTTAAAAATGAGCGCTTTTTACTGAACCTGATCGTAGATGAAGAGACTAACCGTGTGTTAGGGGCGACATTCTTGCATATAGAGACGGGTGAAGTCGAAGAGATTCGTGCCGATGCGGTGATTATGGCGAGCGGCGGATACGGGGCGCTTTACGGCAAACACTCTACGAACTCCGTGCAGGCAACGGGCGACGGACTTGCAGCGGCGGTACGCGCCGGTGCAAGACTCGCCGATATGGAGTTTATCCAGTTTCACCCTACGGCACTGAAAGGTTCCTCAATTTTGATTTCTGAGAGTGCAAGGGGAGCGGGGGGATATTTAGTAGATGCAGAGGGGGATCGCTTTACCGATGAACTGGCACCGCGTGATGTCGTTGCTCGAGCAATCCATGACGAGATGAACAAAAGCGGAGCGGTTTATCTCGACATCCGCCATTTAGGGGAACATTTTATCGATCATGAACTTCCCCAAGAGCGTAAACTGGCACAGATATACGAAGGGATCGATCCGGTACATGATCTGATCCCGATCAAACCCGCCGCCCATTACAGCATGGGGGGAATCGAAGTCAATGAAGCGTGCATGAGCAGTGTTTCAGGACTGTTTGCCGTCGGAGAGTGTGCTAACCATAAAACACACGGCGCTAACCGTTTGGGAGGTAATTCACTTCTTGAACTCGTCGTATACGGGCGCCATTGCGGGGTAGAAGCCGTTAAGTATACGCTAAAACATCCTGTTCCCGAAACACCAAACCTGCAGTTAGCGAAAGACACCAACTTTATCCGCGGAGTAATGTACTTTACCAATCAAATTGACTTTTACCAAAAACAGGAGATGCTTGCCAATATCTTCTATAACAACGTCGGTTTGGTGCGGGATGATATGGGACTTAAAGCAGTGTTAGGGGCGATTCGTCAAATGCAAAAAGAACTCCCTTTTATGGGACCTCGCGATAAATCGAAAATCTGCAATACCAATCTGGTCGAATTTATCGAATTCGGAAATAAGATCGAGTTGGCGGAGATGATCGTAGTCAGTGCAATCAGCCGGGTTGAGAGTCGCGGTGCACACTATCGTATCGATGCCCCTGCGCGAAACGATCGGATGTTCGGAGCTCACACAATCACATGGAAAGAGGATGGAGTGCTATGCGCGGATTTTTTACTATAA
- a CDS encoding AEC family transporter → MQTLFSILGIYLFIAVGFGAKYAFKEKIDDRTITLLSVYFLQIFLTFWGLLKRPIDTELLFAPSLYLGISLLALLLMIPLANLLFHNPKERSIATVAALIGNTGNLGIPLGIALFGEMSVPYLTLINLVNVFVVYTIGVFYYSRGEFSVRDSLMNILKLPVLWAAMIAIALNLVGYVPSPAVDKTLMMGAYASMTMQLVLFGIYLYGIKLGEINLRLTAWVNGTKFILIPLIAFTVLHYVDMDPIVKGILFLELIVPLAVANVNLASLYHCAPRTVTVEVFTTSVVFLGIAFVLPTLLQMF, encoded by the coding sequence ATGCAAACTTTATTCTCCATTCTGGGTATTTACCTCTTTATCGCTGTCGGATTCGGTGCCAAATACGCATTCAAAGAAAAGATCGACGACCGCACCATAACCTTGCTCAGCGTCTATTTTTTGCAGATTTTTCTCACCTTTTGGGGACTCCTCAAACGCCCTATCGATACCGAACTCCTTTTCGCCCCGTCTCTTTATCTGGGGATATCCCTTTTAGCGCTATTGCTGATGATTCCCCTCGCCAATCTCCTTTTCCACAATCCTAAAGAGCGCTCTATTGCTACCGTAGCGGCACTGATCGGAAATACGGGCAATTTGGGGATTCCTCTGGGAATCGCACTGTTTGGCGAGATGAGCGTCCCTTATCTCACCCTTATCAATCTCGTCAATGTATTCGTCGTTTATACCATCGGCGTTTTTTATTACTCTCGCGGTGAATTCAGTGTGCGCGATTCGCTCATGAATATTCTCAAACTTCCCGTTCTCTGGGCGGCGATGATCGCCATTGCCCTCAATCTCGTCGGATATGTTCCCAGCCCTGCGGTGGATAAAACACTCATGATGGGGGCGTATGCTTCTATGACCATGCAGCTGGTATTGTTTGGGATTTATCTCTACGGTATCAAGCTGGGAGAAATCAATTTACGGCTCACCGCATGGGTCAACGGGACAAAATTCATCCTTATACCGTTGATAGCGTTTACGGTATTGCACTATGTCGATATGGATCCGATCGTGAAGGGGATACTGTTTTTGGAGCTGATCGTTCCGCTGGCAGTCGCCAACGTAAATCTCGCATCGCTCTATCATTGCGCTCCACGCACCGTTACGGTCGAGGTGTTTACGACCTCCGTCGTATTTTTGGGGATCGCTTTCGTATTGCCTACACTATTGCAAATGTTTTGA
- a CDS encoding D-2-hydroxyacid dehydrogenase, producing MRIVLLDTLTFGDTSLEGFKELGDVTAYEMTSADETAERVRNAEVIVTNKVVINDAVMESAPNLKLICVAATGMNNIDHDAAARRGIVVKNVAGYSTDAVVQHTFSMLFYLMGHSRYYDEYVKSGEWQREAVFAHIGPSFSELRGKTWGIIGLGEIGRSVANIARVFGANVCYYSTSGKNENDEYEKTTLSRLIENSDVISIHAPLNAMTENLISHSELLQMKDGAVLLNLGRGGIVDEDALSVIIDVKPIFIGLDVLAKEPMKTPHPLLAIKHPERLYITPHIAWTSREARERLIAATIENIKTFAIV from the coding sequence ATGAGAATTGTCCTTCTTGATACGCTAACTTTCGGTGATACTTCGTTAGAAGGATTTAAAGAGTTAGGTGATGTAACCGCTTATGAGATGACATCCGCAGACGAAACAGCAGAACGTGTTCGCAATGCGGAAGTAATCGTTACGAATAAAGTGGTGATTAACGATGCCGTGATGGAGTCTGCCCCGAATCTCAAACTCATTTGTGTCGCGGCGACTGGGATGAATAACATCGATCATGATGCGGCGGCACGTCGCGGGATTGTCGTCAAAAACGTGGCGGGCTATTCGACCGATGCCGTTGTTCAGCATACTTTTTCGATGCTTTTTTACCTGATGGGTCATTCCCGTTATTATGATGAGTACGTTAAAAGCGGTGAGTGGCAGCGCGAAGCGGTATTTGCCCATATCGGCCCATCGTTTAGTGAATTGCGCGGCAAAACATGGGGTATTATCGGACTCGGTGAGATCGGACGTTCCGTAGCAAATATAGCGCGTGTATTTGGGGCTAACGTCTGTTATTACTCGACGTCGGGTAAAAATGAGAACGACGAGTATGAAAAAACGACCCTCAGCCGTCTGATCGAAAACAGCGATGTTATTTCGATTCATGCGCCGCTCAATGCAATGACGGAGAATTTGATTTCGCATTCGGAATTGCTCCAGATGAAAGACGGTGCGGTTTTGCTGAATCTCGGTCGCGGAGGGATTGTCGACGAAGATGCCCTCTCGGTCATTATCGATGTGAAACCGATTTTCATCGGTTTGGATGTCTTAGCGAAAGAGCCGATGAAAACGCCTCACCCTCTGTTAGCGATTAAACATCCCGAACGTCTCTACATTACCCCTCATATCGCATGGACATCCCGCGAAGCGCGTGAGCGTCTGATCGCTGCGACGATTGAAAACATCAAAACATTTGCAATAGTGTAG